A segment of the Flavobacteriales bacterium genome:
GAGGATGCTGTTGCCGTTGATGCTTTTCCTGCTGTGCTCGAATGCCGGACTGGCTCAAGCTGATGCAGACAGTCTGATCATTGGCAGGCGCATGGAACGATTACCGTCCTTCCCGAACGGAGAACAGGCCCTGTACAAGTACCTCGACCGCAACGTGCGCATGCCCGAAGCGGCATTGGCGGCCAGCATTTCGGGCAGCGTCTATATCACATTCCTAATTGACAGCACGGGCGCCCTGCATGACCCGGAGGTGAAGCGCGGCCTTGGGTATGGCTGCGATGAGGAAGCCGTTCGCGTGGTGCGTGGAATGCCGCGTTGGGAGCCCGGCACTGTGCTGCGCAAGCCGCACGCCGTTCAGTACATCCTGCCTGTGCGCTTCGATGGGCGCAGGCGGCGGCGATAAGGGAATCCGATCACTCCTGATGCACCGGCTTCGCCTTGCGCTCCTCGCGGGCCTTCAGAGAGGCATCGCGCTGGGCCTGCTTCATCTGCTGCCAAAGCGCCCATTGCTCGGCGGTCATCGCCTTCTGGATCTCGGCCTGCTTCTGGTCGCGCAGCTCGATGGTCCTGGCGCGCTTGGCCTGCTGTTCGAGGTTCTGCCGGTTCAATTCCTTGTAGCGCTCGCCGTATTCGCGGTCGATGCGGTTGAGGTCCTCCACTTGCGCATCGGAGAGGCCCAGTTCCTTGGCCATCATCTGCGGGGTGGACTTCGGAGGGAGCACGGGTGTTACCGCGGTTTGCTGCTCGGCTTGGGCAGGCTTGGCGTCATCTTGCGCGCGCACGGTGCCGGTGATGGCCAAGGCGACGGCGAGGTGGAGTATCGTCTTCATGCTTTGCGCCTGCACATGGTTGCTTCGGCGAACGAGGGCGAAATTAGGAAGGTCAGCGGGCGATCACGATCCGGGTGGCGCCACCGGCCAGTTCCAGGGCATAGGCGCCAGGGGCCAAGGCCGATACATCGATGCCATTCACGGCAGCCCCAGCGGTGCTTTGCATGGCGATGCGGCCGGCGGCATCGCGCAGGCTGATCGGTGTTGCTGGCGACAAGCGCTGCGCTTCTGTGATGAAGATGCGGTCGTTGGCCGGGTTGGGGTAGGCGCGGAGCTGCGCGGCCGGCGCCACCGCGATGCCCACGTTCTCATCGACGCCGATGACGCCGAGCGCATGCGTGGTGGCGTTCACGAACCAGATTCGGCCATCGGGGCCCACCTCGATTCCCATGATGCCAGCTGCGCCTGTCTGGATCCGTCCCAGCTCTGCGAAGCTGCCGCCTTCACTGATGTCGAAGATCACGATGTCGCCGTTGGCATGGTCGCTCACCAGCAGGTGGTCGCCGCTGATGGCGATGCCCGCTGGCTGGACCAGACCGGTGGTGATGATGGTCTCCCAGATGTGGCCGCTCATCTGAGTGTACTCCACGTAGCTCTCCCAAGGACCGAAGGATGCGGGGCCATTCACGCTCCCGCTGCGCGTATCGAGGCGCAGGATCCGCTGGTTGCCATGGTCCACTACGTAGAGCCAGCCGGTTCGCTTGTCCAATTCGCAATGGCTCACGATGTGGTCATTCGGGTCGCGCACGATGGTGACGCCGCCGTAGCGCCGGATCACGGCATCGCCGTGCCAGGTGTTGCCCGGACCGTGGTCCTCGCGGAAGTCGTTCATCACCACATCGCCGTTGTGGCCGTCCACCACCCAATAGCGGTTCCAGCGGTCGTGCGCGATGCCCTGGCTGCGCGGATTCACGTGCAGCATATCGAGGTGGCTGCCCAGCGGGCCTTCACCGGGGAAGGCGTAGATGTTGGGGTCTGCGCTCCACAACGTAGGTCCGGTGAAAGGATCGCCGCCGTTCTGGTTGGCGTCGAAGATGCCCGGGCTGGTGGCGAAGTTGCCGTTGTCGCCCATGGCGATGCCGGTGGGCAGGCTCATGAAATGGCCCGCGCTTGGATCTCGTTGCCAGAGGTGGGCCTGATTCGGTTCGCCGGGGTTGAAGAAGCGCACGGTGCTGCCACCGGTTCCGGGCACATCCTTGTTGATCGCCCAGATCTCGTTGCGCGCGGGATCGGGGTGCCAGGCGATGTCGCGCGGGGTGAGCAGGTCCTCGTCGTCGTCGGCCACGATGGTGATCTCGCTGCCATTGGCGATGATCGCCGGAACCAGGTCGGGGATCACATCATTCACCCAGAGATCAGCCGTGGCCATGTCGTTCGATGGGTCCTCATCGGCGCTGCCATTCAGGTCGCTGGCCCACACGGTGAGCACGGTGCCCCCCGGGCTCGCGGGCATCCAGGCGTCCGTGGTGAGGAACTCGTAGCTGTTGCCAGAGCCGATGCTCATGCCGCTGTAGGGCTGTGTGAAGACCACATTGCCATCGAGCGCGGCATTCAGCGTGAAGTCCGTGACGGTGGCCGATCCGAAGTTGCGCAGCACGCCGCTGAAGCGCGTCTCGAGCCCGATGCGGTTGTACAGCGGCGTGGTGAGCGCGGTGACGCCCATGTCGAGTGCTAGCGGCTCCTGGACCAGGAAGGTGAAGATGTGGAAGCCGCCATCCTCATCGAACTCACCGATTACCGCGCCATTGGCCCGCACCCGGAAAGTGGCCTGGCCATCGCCGTAGCTATCGATGCTGATGATGTTGTACTGCACGCCTTCATCGAGGCACCATGGGCCCTCGGTGAAAGTGCTGTTGCTGGCGTAGCCTCCGGCGGGCGAGGTCTGGGTGCCGCCGCTGGCGCAGCCCAGCGCCGTGGTATTGCCGCCGATGAAGATCGGAGCCTGATTGCACGCGTTGCCGAAGGGCACCAGCTGCCAGTAGGTCTCGTTGCCCCAATCGTCGGTGAGCACCTCAATGGTGATCTCCATCTGCCCGGCGGGGCATTGGCTGAAGAGGGCGACCGTGGGCATGGAAGCGAGGAGAAGAGCGGAAAGAGCGCGCATTCGCAAATAGTGGTTTGGGCGCCAAGCTAACCGATGCGCTCAGTGGCTCACGGTTACTCGGCGAGGGCTGCGATGCTTTCCTTGGAAGCCTTCAACTAGCCGACGGACCCATCAGTCCGAGGCCAAACGGGCGTACATAGCGGAGTCGAGCTGCTTGCCTTGCCAGTGGAGATTGCCGCGCAAGGTTCCCTCGTACCGGTATCCGCTGCGCTCCAGCAAGCCACGGGAGGCCCCGTTGGCCGGATCCGTGATGGCTTCGATCCGCCAGAATCCCATACCGAATCCATGCGCGGTCACGGCGGTCAAGGCTTCCGTCATCAACCCCTTGCGCCACTGATCAGGGCTGAGCAGGTAGCCCACTTCCGCCGTGTAGTGCTCGGGACGGAGCCGGTAGAAGCCGATGGTGCCGATCAATTCCGGTGCTTCGATCAAGCTGATGCCCCAGGTGATGCCGGTCCCTTTGCTCCGGCCTTCGGCGATCTGTTCGATGAGTCCGGCGGCGTCCTGCTCTGTGCTGGCGCGCGGGCGGGCCAGGTGCCGCATCACGCGTTCATCCGTGCGCAAGGCGAAGAGCGCGGGCGCGTCGGCCGCGGTGATCTCGCGCAGTACCAAGCGTTCGGTGCGCAGGACCGGGAATGCGGAGAGATCGGGTTCAAGCATGGTTCACGCAAGTTGCTTGAGGAACAGCGACACCTCTGCATTGAAGCGCTCCGGGGCCTCCACGGGGCTGAGGTGCGCAGCGCCCTCGATCACCACCAATCGACTGCCGGGCAAAGCAGCATGCATGGCTTCGCTGGTAGGCAGGGGCATCAGGGCATCAACGCTACCGGTGATGATCAGTGCAGGTCCGTTGAAGTTGCTCAGCACATGCGTGCGGTCGGCACGGAGGGCCATGCCGCGTGATGCCGCTGCGATGGCCTCTGGCCGTTGGCTTGCCATGA
Coding sequences within it:
- a CDS encoding energy transducer TonB, with translation MRMLLPLMLFLLCSNAGLAQADADSLIIGRRMERLPSFPNGEQALYKYLDRNVRMPEAALAASISGSVYITFLIDSTGALHDPEVKRGLGYGCDEEAVRVVRGMPRWEPGTVLRKPHAVQYILPVRFDGRRRRR
- a CDS encoding T9SS type A sorting domain-containing protein, translated to MPTVALFSQCPAGQMEITIEVLTDDWGNETYWQLVPFGNACNQAPIFIGGNTTALGCASGGTQTSPAGGYASNSTFTEGPWCLDEGVQYNIISIDSYGDGQATFRVRANGAVIGEFDEDGGFHIFTFLVQEPLALDMGVTALTTPLYNRIGLETRFSGVLRNFGSATVTDFTLNAALDGNVVFTQPYSGMSIGSGNSYEFLTTDAWMPASPGGTVLTVWASDLNGSADEDPSNDMATADLWVNDVIPDLVPAIIANGSEITIVADDDEDLLTPRDIAWHPDPARNEIWAINKDVPGTGGSTVRFFNPGEPNQAHLWQRDPSAGHFMSLPTGIAMGDNGNFATSPGIFDANQNGGDPFTGPTLWSADPNIYAFPGEGPLGSHLDMLHVNPRSQGIAHDRWNRYWVVDGHNGDVVMNDFREDHGPGNTWHGDAVIRRYGGVTIVRDPNDHIVSHCELDKRTGWLYVVDHGNQRILRLDTRSGSVNGPASFGPWESYVEYTQMSGHIWETIITTGLVQPAGIAISGDHLLVSDHANGDIVIFDISEGGSFAELGRIQTGAAGIMGIEVGPDGRIWFVNATTHALGVIGVDENVGIAVAPAAQLRAYPNPANDRIFITEAQRLSPATPISLRDAAGRIAMQSTAGAAVNGIDVSALAPGAYALELAGGATRIVIAR
- a CDS encoding GNAT family N-acetyltransferase: MLEPDLSAFPVLRTERLVLREITAADAPALFALRTDERVMRHLARPRASTEQDAAGLIEQIAEGRSKGTGITWGISLIEAPELIGTIGFYRLRPEHYTAEVGYLLSPDQWRKGLMTEALTAVTAHGFGMGFWRIEAITDPANGASRGLLERSGYRYEGTLRGNLHWQGKQLDSAMYARLASD